One region of Zingiber officinale cultivar Zhangliang chromosome 7B, Zo_v1.1, whole genome shotgun sequence genomic DNA includes:
- the LOC122006929 gene encoding putative pentatricopeptide repeat-containing protein At3g08820: protein MATAVPAVSGPESFASSASYLERLLLLTRRRKLPKPIHAHALRLGLAHNSHLLCLLLASYFDVGQSSHALLLFRAAHQSDNIFLWNTVIRGLVSAQQMEDAVRSFTLMRLEGPSPDNFTVPLVLKACARLLHAGLGMQIHAHILKAALEEDVFVKTSLISFYGRCGFLDYAERLFEEMPVRNVVSWTSIISVYLTDGRLEEAINMFRRLLSAGLAPDSFTLVRIVTACSQLGDSKTGEWIHRFVEDHGLNRNLFVATSLVNMYAKFGSMNKAQVVFDEMVEKDVVCWSAMICGYSSNGLPREALDLFLKMQTANLVPDCYTMVGVLSACARLGALELGRQVSQLMDAKDFLMNPVLGTALIDMYTKCGSVTQAWSIFKWMVEKDLIVWNSMISGLAMTGYGKLSFGLFTQLEKMGIQPDENTFIGLLCSCSHTGLVDDGKRFFNSISSIYSLKPRVEHYGCMVDLFCRAGLLEAAYQLINEMPMEANAVVWGAMLGGCKLHRDTKMAEHVLKKLIYLEPENSGNYVLLSNIYSANGRWDNSAKLRLLMKEKGIQKTPGCSWVELKGIIHEFHVGDTSHPLAKEIYFKLDELDKKLKEKGFMPTTEVVLFDIEEEEKELSVGHHSEKLAIAFCLISTETEDTIRVVKNLRICNDCHAAIKLISDVTKREIVIRDNNRFHCFKDGFCSCNDYW from the coding sequence ATGGCCACCGCCGTCCCCGCCGTCTCCGGCCCAGAATCTTTCGCCTCCTCCGCGTCCTACCTTGAGCGTCTCCTCCTCCTAACTCGACGACGCAAGCTGCCCAAGCCCATCCATGCCCACGCCCTCCGCCTCGGCCTCGCCCATAACTCACACCTCCTCTGTCTTCTCCTCGCCTCCTACTTCGATGTTGGTCAATCCTCCCACGCTCTCCTCCTCTTCCGCGCTGCCCATCAATCGGACAACATCTTTCTCTGGAACACCGTTATTAGAGGCCTCGTCTCCGCCCAACAAATGGAAGACGCCGTCCGTTCCTTCACCCTCATGAGGCTGGAAGGTCCATCGCCCGACAACTTCACGGTGCCTTTAGTCCTCAAGGCCTGCGCGAGGCTTCTGCACGCTGGACTTGGAATGCAGATACATGCCCATATTCTAAAAGCGGCGCTTGAGGAAGATGTTTTCGTCAAGACGAGTTTGATCTCCTTTTACGGAAGATGTGGCTTCCTGGATTACGCCGAGAGGCTGTTCGAGGAAATGCCTGTTAGAAATGTTGTTTCTTGGACTTCGATTATTAGCGTGTATCTTACTGATGGGAGGCTAGAGGAGGCCATCAACATGTTCAGAAGGTTGTTGTCTGCGGGTTTAGCACCGGATAGTTTTACTTTGGTCAGGATAGTGACTGCTTGTTCACAGTTAGGGGACTCAAAGACTGGGGAATGGATACATAGATTCGTGGAAGACCATGGATTGAACAGGAATTTGTTCGTTGCCACTTCACTGGTGAACATGTATGCTAAATTTGGAAGCATGAACAAGGCTCAAGTTGtatttgatgagatggtggaaaaagatGTTGTGTGCTGGAGTGCGATGATATGTGGGTATTCATCTAATGGGCTTCCTCGAGAGGCCTTAGACCTGTTTTTAAAAATGCAAACTGCCAACCTCGTACCTGATTGCTATACCATGGTCGGAGTGCTTTCAGCTTGTGCCAGATTGGGAGCTCTTGAATTAGGCAGACAAGTAAGTCAATTAATGGATGCAAAAGACTTCCTTATGAACCCTGTATTAGGGACAGCATTAATCGATATGTATACAAAATGTGGAAGTGTTACTCAAGCCTGGAGTATCTTTAAGTGGATGGTGGAAAAAGACCTTATAGTTTGGAATTCAATGATTTCTGGCCTTGCTATGACTGGCTATGGGAAGCTGTCATTTGGTCTTTTCACTCAACTTGAGAAGATGGGAATTCAACCTGATGAGAACACTTTCATTGGACTTCTTTGCAGCTGTTCACATACTGGGCTAGTGGACGATGGCAAGCGATTTTTCAATAGCATAAGCAGCATCTACTCTTTGAAACCCAGAGTTGAGCACTATGGTTGTATGGTTGATCTGTTTTGTCGTGCAGGTTTGCTAGAGGCGGCATATCAGTTGATCAATGAAATGCCTATGGAGGCTAACGCTGTTGTCTGGGGTGCAATGCTTGGTGGCTGCAAGCTGCATCGTGACACTAAAATGGCTGAGCATGTGTTGAAGAAACTTATTTACTTAGAGCCTGAAAACTCTGGGAACTATGTTCTGCTATCCAATATCTATTCGGCAAATGGGAGATGGGATAACTCTGCAAAGTTGAGGTTGCTCATGAAAGAAAAAGGAATACAAAAGACACCTGGTTGTAGTTGGGTTGAGTTGAAAGGCATCATACATGAGTTCCATGTAGGGGATACATCACATCCACTGGCCaaagaaatttattttaagcttgaTGAGTTGGATAAGAAGTTAAAAGAAAAGGGGTTCATGCCAACAACAGAAGTAGTTCTCTTTGAcatagaagaggaagagaaagagcttTCAGTTGGACATCATAGTGAAAAGTTGGCAATTGCTTTTTGTCTAATCAGTACTGAAACTGAAGACACAATCAGAGTGGTGAAAAACCTTCGCATATGCAACGATTGTCATGCGGCAATAAAACTCATATCAGATGTCACCAAACGTGAGATAGTAATTCGAGACAATAACAGATTCCACTGTTTTAAAGATGGTTTCTGTTCTTGTAATGATTATTGGTGA
- the LOC122004068 gene encoding uncharacterized protein LOC122004068: MIHGSQGGGGGEVMGNSLRCCLACVLPCGALDVVRIVHLDGNVEEYSRPVHAGKILSANPYHVLTTPCSPGVASRKILIVSPETELKRGRIYFLIPGTSLPTPGEKKKRKVSRRKQKLEKEAERETHLESKAACHLRRRNGRVGLWRPNLESISED, translated from the coding sequence ATGATCCATGgcagccaaggaggaggaggaggagaagtgaTGGGAAACAGCCTGCGGTGTTGCTTGGCTTGCGTGCTCCCTTGCGGCGCCCTCGACGTCGTCCGCATCGTCCACCTCGACGGCAACGTCGAAGAGTACAGCCGCCCAGTTCACGCTGGCAAGATCCTCTCCGCCAACCCTTACCACGTCCTGACCACGCCCTGCTCGCCAGGCGTGGCCTCTCGCAAGATCCTGATCGTGTCTCCGGAAACCGAACTAAAACGGGGTCGAATCTACTTCCTCATCCCGGGGACATCGCTGCCGACACcgggggagaagaagaagaggaaggtatCGCGGAGGAAGCAGAAGCTGGAGAAGGAAGCGGAGAGAGAGACGCACCTGGAGTCGAAGGCGGCGTGCCACCTCCGCCGGCGGAACGGCCGCGTCGGCCTGTGGCGGCCGAACCTCGAGAGCATATCGGAGGACTGA